In Onthophagus taurus isolate NC unplaced genomic scaffold, IU_Otau_3.0 ScKx7SY_16, whole genome shotgun sequence, the genomic stretch TCGAACTCCAAAACCATACCTGAAGAAATAACCTCCTGAAAATATGTTAACCTGTTCCTCCTGAAATAATTTCCTgacaaaaattaacataaaaaaaattttggagaaaaaaggtgagcaaatttaatttattaacatatttatatACAATTATGATATGAACCCAAATTTGAATTGCAAAACCATATCTGAAGGAATAGCAATATAACCTCTCCTGTCacaaattaacctcaaaaatattaacataaaaaaaattttttgtagaaaaaaaggtgagcaaatttaatttattaacatatttatatATCATACAATTATGATATGAAACCGATTTAATGAATAACAACATAACCCCATTTAACCTCTCCTGTCacaaattaacctcaaaaaatttttggagaaaaatgatgagcaaatttaatttattaacatatttatatACAATTACGACccaatataacaaaattcgACATcacaaattaacattttcatcttataaagtaaacaaaaaagcttatttaattcaattaagcTTAATTTATTGAGTTGGAGAGAATTGGGTGGGTTCCAAAATGCGACAATGCATCTCTCTAATCAACGGAACCGTATAAGCAACGCACTCATCCCACCCCGGATTACGCCAAGCACTTTCCCTCGTCTCCCTGCGAGCTTGCAAATTttcataacctaaaaaaaaatcgatttaacctcaatttttgaaCCAAACCCAACTTACTCCAAATATGATGCACATTATACAATCTCCCAATTTGCGAAAAAAACCCAGCGAACGCCTCGTTATTATTTTGACGATGATTAATCGCTCGAGCCCAATTATTACCCCATTCGATCATCGTGCCCGGTTTTAAAGCGTACGAACGAATCTCGTAGATGTTATTACCCCCTCTCAATTTAATTTGGGGCCAATAACTAAACGCCAACAAGTATTGCAAGTGTCTCGAACGAACTAATTTCCCCTGTTCGTCCCAAAGCTTTGTATAATCCTTATTACTAGACAAAATGGTGTTGGCGGaatcgattttttcaaatcctCCCTTAAACGACCACAAATGCAACGCTTGGTCTTGATCGCCGACGTTTACGGTCCAAGAACCCACTAATTCGACGGCTTCCGATAACGATTCTTGCGATTTTACTAAATCTAAGGTgtttttacttgaaaaaaattttattttgaggttagattttttttttgacatgtgtcaaattttatttggtaCTTACACGTTTGTTAAATACTCCTTTTTCGAATCGGGCCGAAAATTATGCGTTTGTAAcgaataaacaatttctttatcaCTTAACATGCGGCTGTGAGACTCCTTCGTTGGTTCTATTTTTCGCACGAAAATTTTTGAGAGCCAGGCATCTTTATTAGTTGATGTGGTTGAGAAAGCACTTCAAAACGATgattataaaacataaaaatagttaattattaataaagggGGCTTATTTAGATGGTTTTTTTTACCGGATGTTTTTTGACACCCCTTGTATATATCGGAAGTGGTTGCAAGacatttttatcgattttgaAGACTTTTGGGTTGTTTTTTGCTGGATCACTGTTTTTATTATCAGTTTATTATCTTATCTTAcgttttaaaagtatttttaaaaaagtaattaaaaagttttgtgtTTACCAAAGTGGTAAATCATAACCGAGTGAAGTTAGGCGCGATTCGTTACTTGTCAGttgataaaaaacgaaaaattaaaataaatcgctttattaattaattaattcgtattttaatcttaatttaagatgtattaacttaaaattaagattaatttgataattattaataaaatcatttaatcaCCGCAACCAACCTCACTTCACAACTTTCAACGAATTAactaatttaccaaaaaaaaactttattcgtattcatttattattattattaatttaaatacgattaaaaatcattttttattaataattataattaatttatttaatttattattggggCTAATTTCACGTCGATTAATTCGCACCGTACGTCACGCACATCTGTTATGTTTTGACAGTTCGTGGTTCGGAtgtgtttttaaaaacgacCATGAGATCGAAATAAGCTCCTCGTAAAAAAATCGCCGTTTCGTAACTTTCGTGTAATATGCGAGAGAAAATGCCACCGTTTAGGAAGAAAAAATCGTCAAAGAGCTTCCCCGTTAAGGTTTGTTCGCTCGACGCCGAATTGGAGTTCAATTTGGAGGTAAgaaaaaaacgtaaacaatagatttttttatatttaacccTTAATACGCGATTACTCGACGAATTCGATTAAGTTTATTGTTATTGACTAGATTGCGAAGTaaatttgggttaaaaataaaaaaaaattagtcataacctaacttttttcttttttatattttttaatctgtcatatttgacattcttaacctaactttttttaaacgttaaaaatgaaaagaaagtgaaaaattgctttaagtttcgatgtgacgTCACAAGTAATACATTTTCCTATTAAACCGGTCAATACCTAAcctacaaattgtttattttatagctAATCACAAAATTAATCTGATAAACTTAAATTACAATGTATATTTACGTATGATACaccttgtttttcttttctgtgTTAataccagaactaacactaaacctagaactaaaaacattcaagattaatgttttttattttgtttttgagataaatggaTCGtgtttggacacattttaaaggtttttttttagtaaattcatcatgaagttgtccattttgacatatttataatcttcattaaaagtcctttaaagtgagtacaaacacgacatatttatcttcaatattaaagaagttatgCCCAatttccggttagaaatgtcaacctcaattttgacatatttgtaatcgtcgtaaaaaatcctttaaaatgagcccaaacatgatgtgtttaattctaatattactcgagatataagcaacttccggtttgaaatgtcaatgtcattttgatatattcttaatttttataaaatgttttaaaatttatcataaaaacaaaaatataataaaactaaattagaaattaaggttggtattaatatttaaaaattaaattgttgctaacttccggtttaatgttttttattctaatttttttgttttttgagataagtgcatcatgtttggacttattttaaaggttattttagcAAGATTACAAatgtaataacaaaattaaagttggcGTTAgcatcttcaatattaatgaagttatggtcaacttccggttagaaatgtcaacctcaattttgacatatttgtaatcaccgtgaaaaattctttaaaatgagcccaaacatgatgtgtttaattccaatattactcgagatataagcaacttccggtttgaaatgtcaatgtcattttgatacattcttcatttttataaaatgtgtcaaaatttgtcacaaaaataaaaatataataaaagaaattaaaaattgaggttggtattaatatttaaaagttaaattgctatcttcattgttgctaacttcagcTTTagcgttttttattctaatttttttattttttgagataaatgcgtcatgtttggactcattttaaaggttattttatcaagattactcaaatataataataaaattaaagttggcGCTagcattttcaatattaatgaagttatggccaacttccggttagaaatgtcaacctcaattttgacatatttgtcattttgatatattcttgatttttataaaatgtgtcaaaatttgtcacaaaaataaaaaaaaatcagaaattaaggttggtattaatatttaaaaattaaattgtagctaacttccggtttaacgttttttattctaacttttttgtttttcgagataaatgcgtcatgtttggactcattttaaaggttattttataaagattacgaatataataataaaattaaagttgacatgaacatctccaatattaatgaagttatggtcaacttccggttagaaatgtcagcctcaattttgacatatttgtaatcgtcgtgaaaaatcctttaaaatgagcccaaacatgatgtGTTTATTTCCAATATTACTTGAGATATAAGCaccttccggtttgaaatgtcaatgtcattttgatatattcttgatttttataaaatgtcttaaaattcgtcataaaaacaaaaatataattaaaaaaatcaaaaattgaggttggtattaatatttaaaaattaaattgctatattcattgttgctaacttccggtttaatgttttttattttaatttttctgttttttgagataaatgcgtcatgtttggactcaatttaaaggttattttataaagattacgaatataataataaaactaaaggTGGCGTTAgcatcttcaatattaatgaagttatggtcaacttccggttagaaatgtcaatgtcattttgatatagtcttaatttttataaaatttgtcacaaaaacaaaaatataattaaaaaaattagaaattaaggttggtattaatatttaaaaattaaattgttgctaacttccggtttaacgttttttattctaacttttttgttttttgagataaatgcgtcatgtttggactcattttaaaggttttttaatgaagatgacaaatatgtcaaaattgacgtttcaaaccggaagtgatcgtatctccattaatattaaagttaaatacgtcgagtttgggctcattttaaaggtaattttataaagattacgaatataataataattttaatttatttcttgtagTGGAAAGCGACAGGAAGGGAATTATTCGATTTAGTATGTCGCACAATCGGGTTACGAGAAACGTGGTACTTCGGGTTACAATACGAAGACTCGAAAGGTTTAATATCTTGGTTAAAGCTCGACAAAAAAGTCCAATACCAAAGCATACAAAAGGACGATCAAAAAACCGCCTCGTTTATGTTCTTAGCTAAATTTTACCCGGAAGAAGTCGCCGAGGAGCTAGTTCAAGAAGTCACTCAACACCTATTTTTCTTACAAGTTAAGCAAGCGATTCTCTCGATGGATATTTATTGCCCCCCCGAAGCTTCGGTTTTATTAGCAAGCTACGCGGTTCAAGCGAAATTCGGGGATTTCGACGAGGATACTTACAAACCGGGGATGTTAGCGAGCGAAGATTTATTACCACAAAGAGTTATCGACCAATATCAGATGACGATTGACATGTGGGAGGAGAGAATTCGAGTTTGGTACGCGGATCATCGAGGGATGAGTCGCGATGAGGCCGAAATGGAGTATTTAAAGATCGCGCAAGACTTAGAGATGTACGgggttaattatttttcaattacgAATAAAAAAGAGACCGAATTATGGCTTGGGGTGACAGCGTTGGGGTTAAATATTTACGAGAAGGAGAATAAATTGCAGCCGAAAACGACGTTTACTTGGTCGGAAATACGACATATTAGTTTCgacgataaaaaatttattattaaacccGTCGATAAGAGTTCGCCAAATTTCGTGTTTTTTAGTCAAAAAGTTCGTATGAATAAATTGGTAAGTTAACTTTTTATCtgtatctttttaaattaatttttaattaagattttagaTTTATGCATCGGAAACCacgatttatttatgagaCGTCGAAAACCCGACTCGATGGAACTCCAACAAATGAAAGCGGCcgcaaaagaagaaaaacaacGCCGCCAAGTCCAACGAAATCGCCTGGCGAAAGAAAAACAACTCCGCGAAGAAGCCGAACGCGAAAAAGCAAACATGGAACAACGATTATTACAATACCAAGAAGACATCCGATTGGCGAACGAAGCTTTACGCCGATCGGAAGAAAGCGCCGATCTTTTAGCGGAAAAAAGTCGCGTCGCCGAAGAGGAAGCGTTACTTTTAAGCCAAAAGGCGACGAAAGCCGAACAAGAAATGACGAAAATGAGGTTGAACGTGATGCGGAGCGAAGAGGAGAGGGTTACTTTGGAGAGGAAAACGCGCGAGGCTGAGTTGTTAACGGCCAGATTGGTGGAGGAGTCGGAAAGGAGGGCTTTGGAGGCGAATAAGTTAAAAGATGAATTGTTGAAGGCGCGAACGGCGGAGAAATTGGCGAAAGAGAAGTTGTTGGATTTTTTGAATCGGGGGAGATACGGTGGGTCGGTTGCGTCGAGTCCTTTGTCGGTgagttaaatcaaaaattaattgatttaaataattaatttgaatgaaGAAGTAAagaaatcacaattaattaacaagtcatgtttggactcattttaaaggttattttataaagattacagatataattttaggttagaaatgtcaacctcaattttgatatatttgtaatcgtcgtgaaaaatcctttaaaatgagcccaaacatgatgtGTTTatttccaatattactcgagatataagcaacttccggtttgaaatgtcaattgttgctaacttgagatttaatgttttttattctaacttttt encodes the following:
- the LOC111415319 gene encoding merlin gives rise to the protein MREKMPPFRKKKSSKSFPVKVCSLDAELEFNLEWKATGRELFDLVCRTIGLRETWYFGLQYEDSKGLISWLKLDKKVQYQSIQKDDQKTASFMFLAKFYPEEVAEELVQEVTQHLFFLQVKQAILSMDIYCPPEASVLLASYAVQAKFGDFDEDTYKPGMLASEDLLPQRVIDQYQMTIDMWEERIRVWYADHRGMSRDEAEMEYLKIAQDLEMYGVNYFSITNKKETELWLGVTALGLNIYEKENKLQPKTTFTWSEIRHISFDDKKFIIKPVDKSSPNFVFFSQKVRMNKLILDLCIGNHDLFMRRRKPDSMELQQMKAAAKEEKQRRQVQRNRLAKEKQLREEAEREKANMEQRLLQYQEDIRLANEALRRSEESADLLAEKSRVAEEEALLLSQKATKAEQEMTKMRLNVMRSEEERVTLERKTREAELLTARLVEESERRALEANKLKDELLKARTAEKLAKEKLLDFLNRGRYGGSVASSPLSSVTNLYSNQLTASYQSDLQAIECCDPMGDITIAAYDLVLGCGGTEQDPLSLEMEKERVEYLQKSKHLQNQLVQLRSEIEVLKVGEKQSELDHIHDEQIKMGENKYSTLKKSKSGSTKSRVAFFEDL
- the LOC111415320 gene encoding protein NipSnap → MSCNHFRYIQGVSKNIRAFSTTSTNKDAWLSKIFVRKIEPTKESHSRMLSDKEIVYSLQTHNFRPDSKKEYLTNVKNTLDLVKSQESLSEAVELVGSWTVNVGDQDQALHLWSFKGGFEKIDSANTILSSNKDYTKLWDEQGKLVRSRHLQYLLAFSYWPQIKLRGGNNIYEIRSYALKPGTMIEWGNNWARAINHRQNNNEAFAGFFSQIGRLYNVHHIWSYENLQARRETRESAWRNPGWDECVAYTVPLIREMHCRILEPTQFSPTQ